In one Takifugu flavidus isolate HTHZ2018 chromosome 9, ASM371156v2, whole genome shotgun sequence genomic region, the following are encoded:
- the ssrp1a gene encoding FACT complex subunit SSRP1a, with translation MGDTLEFNDIYQEVKGSWNDGRLRFSKQNVVYKSSKTGKVDSIPAGELNLAQWRRVCLGHGIKLGTSTGHVYKYDGFRDTDFEKILEFFKANYKVELTERDMSVKGWNWGTAKFSGPLLQFDINENTAFEIPLSNVSQCATGKNEVTLEFHQNDDTEISLMEVRFYVPPNQTDERQDPVEAFAQNVLSKADVIQATGDAVCIFKELQCLTPRGRYDIRIYPTFLHLHGKTFDYKIPYTTVLRLFLLPHKDQRQMFFVISLDPPIKQGQTRYHFLILLFSKEENINLALNMSEEDVERRFEGKLSKHMSGSLYEMVSRVMKALVNRKITVPGNFQGHSGAQCITCSYKASSGLLYPLERGFIYVHKPPVHLRFEEISCVNFARGTTTTRSFDFEIETKQGNQYTFSSIEREEYGKLFDFVNAKKLNIKNRGFKEGMKGKIDEYSDSDDDQHDAYLERMKAEGKIREEGNDSDESDSGSDESFNPGEEDDDIAEEYDSNASASDSSDEGDDSEDESAKKKKAKKVKVVKEKKERKPRKEKKQKDTGGPKRPMSAYMLWLNASRERIKSENPGISVTEISKKAGEMWRQLGKDEKEEWETKAGEAKEEYEKAKKEYKESGRMPTTTSKKETKKSAGKKEEKKRKSAGGDKDKERGAGNDSFKSREFIETSEESSSDSDRKSKSKKKKKKEESDEEEEEAMSTPASSEEESE, from the exons ATGGGAGACACTTTGGAGTTCAATGACATATACCAGGAGGTCAAAGGGTCCTGG AATGACGGACGGCTTCGTTTCAGCAAACAAAATGTGGTTTACAAGAGCAGCAAGACAGGAAAGGTGGACAGCATCCCCGCAGGAGAGCTCAACCTGGCTCAGTGGAGACGAGTGTGTTTAGGTCATGGTATCAAGCTTGGAACAAGCACGGGACATGTTTACAAATATGATGGATTTAGGGACACA GACTTTGAAAAGATCTTGGAGTTTTTCAAGGCAAACTACAAAGTGGAGCTAACGGAGAGGGAcatgagtgtgaaaggatggaACTGGGGTACGGCCAAGTTCTCTG GGCCTCTGTTACAGTTTGacataaatgaaaacacagcatTTGAGATCCCACTTTCCAACGTGTCCCAATGTGCCACTGGGAAAAACGAGGTGACTCTGGAGTTCCACCAGAACGACGACACAGAGATCTCCCTCATGGAGGTCCGTTTCTATGTCCCACCCAACCAGACTGATGAAAGACAAGATCCAGTTGAG GCCTTTGCTCAGAATGTGCTGTCTAAGGCTGATGTGATTCAGGCCACTGGAGATGCTGTGTGTATTTTCAAAGAGCTGCAGTGTCTCACTCCCAGAGGAAG ATACGACATCCGCATCTACCCGACTTTCCTTCACCTTCACGGTAAGACCTTTGACTACAAGATCCCCTACACCACCGTTCTCCGACTCTTCCTGCTGCCACACAAGGATCAGAGACAGATGTTCTTTGTG ATCAGTCTGGACCCTCCCATCAAACAGGGCCAGACACGTTATCACTTTctcattctgctgttttccaagGAGGAGAACATCAACCTCGCCCTCAACATGAGCGA GGAGGATGTTGAACGTCGGTTTGAGGGTAAACTCAGTAAACACATGTCAGGGTCGCTTTATGAGATGGTTAGCAGAGTTATGAAGGCTCTGGTCAACCGCAAGATCACTGTGCCTGGAAACTTCCAGGG TCACTCTGGTGCTCAGTGCATCACCTGTTCCTACAAGGCTTCTTCAGGCCTTCTATACCCCCTAGAGAGGGGCTTCATTTATGTCCACAAGCCTCCTGTACACCTGCGCTTCGAGGAGATCTCCTGTGTCAACTTCGCCCGAGGCACCACCACCACTCGGTCCTTTGACTTTGAAATTGAGACAAAACAGGGAAATCAGTACACCTTCAGCAGCATCGAGAG GGAGGAATACGGCAAACTATTTGATTTTGTGAATGCCAAGAAGCTCAACATCAAGAACAGAGGGTTCAAAGAG GGCATGAAGGGTAAGATTGACGAGTACAGCGACTCGGACGACGACCAGCACGACGCCTACCTGGAGAGGATGAAGGCTGAGGGCAAGATCAGGGAGGAAGGCAACGACAGCGATGAGTCCGATTCTGGAAGTG ATGAATCCTTCAATCCCGGGGAAGAAGACGATGACATAGCGGAAGA GTACGACAGCAACGCCTCAGCCAGCGACAGCAGCGATGAAGGGGACGATAGCGAGGACGAGAGtgcaaaaaagaagaaggcaaagaaagtgaaagtggtgaaggagaaaaaagagaggaaaccaCGCAAAGAG AAAAAGCAGAAGGATACCGGTGGCCCCAAGAGGCCAATGAGTGCCTACATGCTGTGGCTCAACGCCAGCCGGGAGCGGATCAAGTCAGAGAACCCGGGAATCTCCGTCACAGAGATATCAAAGAAGGCCGGCGAGATGTGGAGACAGCTGGGCAAGGACGAGAAGGAG GAATGGGAAACAAAGGCAGGAGAGGCTAAAGAGGAGTATGAAAAAGCAAAGAAGGAGTACAAAGAGAGTGGGAGGATGCCCACCACCACTTCCAAGAA GGAAACCAAAAAATCTGCGGgtaaaaaggaggagaagaagaggaagtctGCAGGAGGAGATAAGGACAAGGAGCGAGGAGCTGGCAACGACAGCTTCAAAAGTCGAGAGTTCATTGAGACCAGCGAGGAGAGTTCCTCCGACTCCGATCGCAAGAGCAagtccaagaagaagaaaaagaaggag GagtcagatgaagaggaggaagaagcaatGTCCACCCCTGCCAGCTCAGAGGAGGAATCTGAATGA
- the p2rx3a gene encoding P2X purinoceptor 3a: MGSFLWGFLTDFFTYETTKSVVVKSWSVGIINRIVQLLIITYFVGWVFIHEKAYQTSDTGIESSVMTKVKGFGYHHNQVMDVADYVFPTQGAAVFCIITKLLITDSQFQGHCRETSSRFNCSTDEDCHDHFGSILANGAITGVCLPPEDHVNDTDGRCEIAGWCPAEQDDQIIEPMLDVNNFTIFIKNSIRFPLFNVTRGNFPSTMTTEQIKNCNYHPEKNPFCPIFRVGDVLKYTGQEIADLADKGGEIGINIEWKCNLDWSVEFCVPRYSFSRLDAPFAKNAVSKGYNFRFAKHFKTENGTEYRRLHKAFAIRFDVMVTGNAGKFDTVPTLINLVAAFTSIGLGTVLCDLILLNFLKGAEQYKAKKFEEVSEAQIEASLARSPGSQLSLKQGIKSSYDSGAVSLALSDQPV, from the exons ATGGGCTCGTTCCTCTGGGGCTTCCTCACTGACTTCTTCACCTACGAGACCACCAAGTCGGTGGTGGTGAAGAGCTGGTCCGTGGGCATCATCAACCGGATCGTACAGCTGCTCATCATCACGTACTTTGTTGG TTGGGTCTTCATCCACGAGAAAGCTTATCAGACGTCTGACACCGGCATCGAGTCCTCCGTGATGACCAAAGTCAAAGGCTTCGGGTATCATCACAATCAGGTGATGGATGTGGCCGACTACGTCTTCCCCACTCAG GGTGCTGCGGTATTCTGCATCATAACCAAACTCCTCATCACTGACAGCCAGTTCCAAGGACATTGTAGAGAG ACCTCTTCCAGGTTTAACTGCAGCACAGACGAAGACTGCCACGATCATTTCGGCTCCATCCTCGCTAATG GTGCAATTACGGGAGTCTGCCTCCCGCCCGAAGACCACGTCAACGACACCGATGGCCGGTGTGAGATCGCTGGATGGTGTCCAGCGGAGCAAGATGATCAAATTAT TGAGCCAATGCTGGATGTGAACAacttcaccatcttcatcaaaaACAGCATCCGCTTCCCGCTCTTCAACGTCACCAG AGGAAATTTCCCCTCCACGATGACAACCGAGCAGATCAAGAACTGCAACTACCATCCAGAGAAGAACCCATTCTGCCCCATATTCCGTGTGGGAGATGTGCTGAAGTATACTGGGCAGGAGATCGCTGACCTGGCAGACAAG GGAGGAGAAATTGGAATAAACATTGAGTGGAAGTGTAACCTGGACTGGAGCGTTGAATTTTGTGTCCCGAGATATTCTTTCTCACGACTCGACGCGCCCTTCGCCAAGAATGCCGTCTCCAAAGGCTACAACTTCAG ATTCGCCAAACATTTCAAGACAGAGAACGGGACTGAATATCGGAGGCTTCACAAAGCCTTTGCCATCCGCTTTGACGTTATGGTCACTGGAAAT GCAGGAAAGTTTGACACCGTCCCAACGCTGATCAATTTAGTCGCCGCGTTCACCTCCATCGGACTG GGGACGGTTCTCTGTGACCTCATCTTGCTGAACTTCCTAAAAGGAGCTGAGCAGTATAAAGCTAAGAAGTTTGAAGAG GTTTCAGAGGCTCAGATCGAAGCGTCGCTTGCTCGGAGCCCCGGCAGCCAGCTGTCACTCAAACAGGGAATCAAGAGCTCGTACGACTCGGGGGCGGTTTCCCTCGCCCTTTCAGACCAGCCGGTGTGA
- the zgc:113229 gene encoding uncharacterized protein zgc:113229 isoform X1 has product MSQSPNSTDTQAVLQSMLQRLKIQQGKDSATQQHTHVPISTVSTCAEGVAEASSVQKLNNGPVGGHEFGSNGIPSRLLTISEAGQSLSLKDEVAQKPVLNWEVNKGHISFPVHKDQSDGGTSQNRVMGQDTQLRIPPAETGQRVPAELPKEGNATSNRAEMQTVNIGGVTVSSTEQTWNQGFQPKVFAWSSSPTHAAGTPRYRVLPLENGEFSPSTDTHMTATGFSRNQQSTGNKTRRWTQRIKARWKDRQGSFGKKQKEEQRDAKQIGQQAEQLLRTNSIISASNGEEEAVVSPPGPSDPIKTALTCTEDTKNEARTSDFEFGLGSFSLLEEISSGQEWANFLTPNLTPASADLRPLPKVRRPTFSTQSLIPNHSSDDQRGSHDRGATSFSDISVAQTWPGCFQPVSMDISEEQQGVQRESEQTELMEHRRAPSDVRIRRQTTPLPLSQCADIQNNSWMKRRIQMNRKRHHHLTERTEEDLQIDVNHPDREGIKSSWSSCEMGVSGAPHHDIGPPVYMSPPLSPSFSPSLASPPKGVLKHSISQDSQSSVEILTKRRRVEDNRHVRFFEQVVTIMPPELDPDWSDPEEDSRIEEDSLQELEREEERSEMEDVAPARRSTLPAWILSLKKMNSQRKHRK; this is encoded by the exons ATGTCTCAGTCACCTAATTCAACAGATACTCAGGCCGTGCTGCAGTCCATGCTGCAAAGACTGAAGATTCAGCAAGGTAAAGATAGTGCGacgcagcaacacacacatgtaccCATCTCAACTGTTTCCACATGTGCAGAGGGAGTTGCAGAAGCCTCCAGCGTGCAGAAACTTAACAATGGCCCCGTAGGTGGACATGAATTTGGTTCTAATGGAATCCCCTCAAGGCTGTTGACGATCTCTGAAGCAGGCCAAAGCTTAAGCCTCAAAGATGAGGTAGCCCAAAAACCGGTCCTCAACTGGGAAGTGAACAAGGGTCACATTTCGTTCCCAGTCCACAAAGACCAAAGTGATGGTGGCACAAGTCAGAACAGGGTGATGGGACAGGACACACAGCTCAGGATCCCACCAGCTGAAACAGGACAACGAGTTCCTGCAGAATTACCTAAAGAGGGCAATGCTACTTCCAATAGGGCCGAGATGCAGACTGTGAATATTGGCGGCGTGACTGTTAGTAGCACAGAGCAGACTTGGAACCAGGGTTTTCAACCTAAAGTCTTTGCATGGTCCTCGAGCCCCACGCATGCTGCAGGAACTCCACGTTATAGAGTTTTACCTTTGGAAAATGGAGAATTTTCACCAAGTACGGACACACACATGACTGCCACCGGTTTTAGTAGGAATCAGCAgtcaacaggaaataaaacaagaagGTGGACTCAGAGGATTAAGGCAAGGTGGAAGGACAGACAAGGGAGTTTTGGCAAAAAGCAAAAAGAGGAACAGAGAGATGCTAAACAAATCGGGCAACAAGCTGAA CAGCTGCTCAGGACAAACAGTATCATCAGTGCATCAAatggggaggaggaagctgtAGTCTCCCCACCAGGCCCCAGTGATCCCATTAAAACTGCTCTGACATGTACTGAGGACACCAAAAATGAAGCGCGCACAAG TGACTTTGAGTTCGGTCTGGGCTCCTTCAGTCTGCTGGAGGAGATCAGCAGTGGACAGGAGTGGGCCAACTTCCTGACCCCTAACCTGACGCCTGCCTCAGCAGATCTGAGACCGTTGCCAAAGGTCAGAAGGCCCACGTTTAGCACCCAGTCGCTGATTCCGAACCACAGCAGCGACGACCAAAGGGGGTCTCACGACAGGGGGGCAACGTCATTTTCAGACATTAGCGTGGCACAGACATGGCCTGGATGCTTCCAGCCTGTCAGCATGGACATTTCAGAGGAACAACAGGGCGTtcagagagagagcgaacagACGGAATTAATGGAGCACAGACGCGCTCCGTCAGATGTGAGAATTCGACGACAAACGACACCGTTGCCGTTGTCACAG TGCGCAGATATTCAGAACAACTCGTGGATGAAGCGCAGGATACAAATGAACAGAAAAAGACATCACCACCTaactgagaggacagaggaggacctCCAGATAGATGTAAACCACCCAGACAGAG AAGGCATCAAGTCTTCCTGGAGCAGTTGTGAGATGGGGGTGTCGGGAGCACCTCATCATGATATTGGCCCACCTGTATACATGTCTCCACCTCTCTCACCATCTTTTTCCCCGTCTTTGGCGAGTCCACCTAAGGGGGTGCTCAAACACTCCATATCCCAGGACTCACAGTCCTCAGTAGAAATTCTGACAAAAAGG aggCGAGTAGAGGACAATCGACATGTGCGTTTTTTTGAGCAAGTGGTCACCATAATGCCTCCAGAGCTGGATCCAGATTGGTCAGACCCCGAGGAAGACTCCAGAATAGAGGAGGACTCATTGCAGGAGCTGGAGCGTGAAGAGGAGCGATCAGAGATGGAGGATGTGGCCCCAGCACGCAGGTCAACTCTGCCCGCCTGGATATTGTCTCTAAAGAAGATGAATTCACAGAGGAAGCACCGAAAATGA
- the zgc:113229 gene encoding uncharacterized protein zgc:113229 isoform X2 produces the protein MSQSPNSTDTQAVLQSMLQRLKIQQGKDSATQQHTHVPISTVSTCAEGVAEASSVQKLNNGPVGGHEFGSNGIPSRLLTISEAGQSLSLKDEVAQKPVLNWEVNKGHISFPVHKDQSDGGTSQNRVMGQDTQLRIPPAETGQRVPAELPKEGNATSNRAEMQTVNIGGVTVSSTEQTWNQGFQPKVFAWSSSPTHAAGTPRYRVLPLENGEFSPSTDTHMTATGFSRNQQSTGNKTRRWTQRIKARWKDRQGSFGKKQKEEQRDAKQIGQQAELLRTNSIISASNGEEEAVVSPPGPSDPIKTALTCTEDTKNEARTSDFEFGLGSFSLLEEISSGQEWANFLTPNLTPASADLRPLPKVRRPTFSTQSLIPNHSSDDQRGSHDRGATSFSDISVAQTWPGCFQPVSMDISEEQQGVQRESEQTELMEHRRAPSDVRIRRQTTPLPLSQCADIQNNSWMKRRIQMNRKRHHHLTERTEEDLQIDVNHPDREGIKSSWSSCEMGVSGAPHHDIGPPVYMSPPLSPSFSPSLASPPKGVLKHSISQDSQSSVEILTKRRRVEDNRHVRFFEQVVTIMPPELDPDWSDPEEDSRIEEDSLQELEREEERSEMEDVAPARRSTLPAWILSLKKMNSQRKHRK, from the exons ATGTCTCAGTCACCTAATTCAACAGATACTCAGGCCGTGCTGCAGTCCATGCTGCAAAGACTGAAGATTCAGCAAGGTAAAGATAGTGCGacgcagcaacacacacatgtaccCATCTCAACTGTTTCCACATGTGCAGAGGGAGTTGCAGAAGCCTCCAGCGTGCAGAAACTTAACAATGGCCCCGTAGGTGGACATGAATTTGGTTCTAATGGAATCCCCTCAAGGCTGTTGACGATCTCTGAAGCAGGCCAAAGCTTAAGCCTCAAAGATGAGGTAGCCCAAAAACCGGTCCTCAACTGGGAAGTGAACAAGGGTCACATTTCGTTCCCAGTCCACAAAGACCAAAGTGATGGTGGCACAAGTCAGAACAGGGTGATGGGACAGGACACACAGCTCAGGATCCCACCAGCTGAAACAGGACAACGAGTTCCTGCAGAATTACCTAAAGAGGGCAATGCTACTTCCAATAGGGCCGAGATGCAGACTGTGAATATTGGCGGCGTGACTGTTAGTAGCACAGAGCAGACTTGGAACCAGGGTTTTCAACCTAAAGTCTTTGCATGGTCCTCGAGCCCCACGCATGCTGCAGGAACTCCACGTTATAGAGTTTTACCTTTGGAAAATGGAGAATTTTCACCAAGTACGGACACACACATGACTGCCACCGGTTTTAGTAGGAATCAGCAgtcaacaggaaataaaacaagaagGTGGACTCAGAGGATTAAGGCAAGGTGGAAGGACAGACAAGGGAGTTTTGGCAAAAAGCAAAAAGAGGAACAGAGAGATGCTAAACAAATCGGGCAACAAGCTGAA CTGCTCAGGACAAACAGTATCATCAGTGCATCAAatggggaggaggaagctgtAGTCTCCCCACCAGGCCCCAGTGATCCCATTAAAACTGCTCTGACATGTACTGAGGACACCAAAAATGAAGCGCGCACAAG TGACTTTGAGTTCGGTCTGGGCTCCTTCAGTCTGCTGGAGGAGATCAGCAGTGGACAGGAGTGGGCCAACTTCCTGACCCCTAACCTGACGCCTGCCTCAGCAGATCTGAGACCGTTGCCAAAGGTCAGAAGGCCCACGTTTAGCACCCAGTCGCTGATTCCGAACCACAGCAGCGACGACCAAAGGGGGTCTCACGACAGGGGGGCAACGTCATTTTCAGACATTAGCGTGGCACAGACATGGCCTGGATGCTTCCAGCCTGTCAGCATGGACATTTCAGAGGAACAACAGGGCGTtcagagagagagcgaacagACGGAATTAATGGAGCACAGACGCGCTCCGTCAGATGTGAGAATTCGACGACAAACGACACCGTTGCCGTTGTCACAG TGCGCAGATATTCAGAACAACTCGTGGATGAAGCGCAGGATACAAATGAACAGAAAAAGACATCACCACCTaactgagaggacagaggaggacctCCAGATAGATGTAAACCACCCAGACAGAG AAGGCATCAAGTCTTCCTGGAGCAGTTGTGAGATGGGGGTGTCGGGAGCACCTCATCATGATATTGGCCCACCTGTATACATGTCTCCACCTCTCTCACCATCTTTTTCCCCGTCTTTGGCGAGTCCACCTAAGGGGGTGCTCAAACACTCCATATCCCAGGACTCACAGTCCTCAGTAGAAATTCTGACAAAAAGG aggCGAGTAGAGGACAATCGACATGTGCGTTTTTTTGAGCAAGTGGTCACCATAATGCCTCCAGAGCTGGATCCAGATTGGTCAGACCCCGAGGAAGACTCCAGAATAGAGGAGGACTCATTGCAGGAGCTGGAGCGTGAAGAGGAGCGATCAGAGATGGAGGATGTGGCCCCAGCACGCAGGTCAACTCTGCCCGCCTGGATATTGTCTCTAAAGAAGATGAATTCACAGAGGAAGCACCGAAAATGA
- the rad9a gene encoding cell cycle checkpoint control protein RAD9A, with amino-acid sequence MDCVISGGNVRVLAKAIHSLSRIGEELYVEPQKDGLALRSVNSSRSAYACFLFAPLFFSRYTIPTCQTFRCKMAIKSVQAIFRSQVSLEKTVEKCHIKLEEQKNRLTFTLHCKHGLLKTHNLSFQDSESLQAVFDKDSYGNVFSCNPRLLVDTVTHFPPSLEEVTVSVNDERMWVRNHVEEHDQGKTMLTELCLGSDEFEHFATQNHNSITFCLKELRGFLVFAESTSLPVSMYFDEPGSPVVLCVTDSVLEGNFVLATLSDDVNHCRSKTGLANSSPPPPDDFMNDDMDSYLISMDTSIAPAPSSAGAPTPPFVAPACSKQPAVANHRARLYSEEEDEEDLGSSEGPPNKKFCSLFFGSVLPPSSQTSTQPVMTQEVLASDSEDDSEV; translated from the exons ATGGACTGCGTCATATCGGGAGGAAATGTGAGAG TGCTGGCCAAAGCGATCCATTCCCTGTCCAGGATTGGCGAAGAGCTCTATGTAGAGCCTCAGAAAGATGGG CTGGCCTTGCGGTCCGTAAACTCTTCTCGATCAGCATATGCTTGCTTCCTGTTTGCACCACTCTTCTTCAGCAG GTACACCATCCCCACTTGCCAAACCTTCCGCTGTAAGATGGCAATAAAG AGTGTTCAGGCCATATTTAGGTCCCAGGTATCTCTGGAGAAGACAGTGGAAAAGTGTCATATCAAActggaagagcagaagaaccGCCTCACCTTCACCCTCCACTGCAAACATG GCCTTCTGAAGACGCATAACCTGTCTTTTCAGGACAGTGAAAGCTTACAAGCAGTATTTGATAAAGACAGCTATGGCAATGTTTTCAGCTGTAATCCCAG ATTGCTGGTGGACACTGTCACACATTTCCCCCCTTCTCTGGAAGAAGTGACTGTGTCAGTTAATGATGAGCGGATGTGGGTCAGGAACCATGTGGAGGAACATG atCAGGGCAAGACCATGTTAACTGAGCTGTGCCTGGGATCAGACGAGTTTGAACATTTTGCCACCCAAAATCATAACAGTATCACATTTTGTCTGAAGGAATTACGG GGTTTCTTAGTGTTTGCAGAGTCTACAAGTCTCCCTGTCTCAATGTACTTTGATGAACCTGGCAG CCCTGTAGTCCTTTGTGTGACAGACAGTGTCCTGGAGGGCAATTTTGTGCTGGCCACTCTCTCTGATGACGTCAACCACTGTAGGAGCAAAACTGGACT AGCAAACTCATCTCCGCCCCCTCCTGATGACTTCATGAACGATGACATGGACTCTTACCTCATCTCCATGGATACTAGTATTGCTCCAGCTCCCTCGTCTGCGGGAGCTCCCACACCGCCATTTGTTGCACCTGCGTGTTCGAAGCAGCCTGCTGTGGCCAATCACAGGGCCAGGTTgtacagtgaagaggaggatgaggaggacctGGGCTCTTCAGAAGGACCGCCCAACAAGAAG TTTTGTTCCTTGTTCTTTGGATCAGTTCTCCCACCATCTTCACAGACATCCACTCAGCCAGTCATGACCCAGGAAGTCTTGGCCAGTGACAGCGAGGATGACAGTGAAGTGTAG